In Tenrec ecaudatus isolate mTenEca1 chromosome 9, mTenEca1.hap1, whole genome shotgun sequence, the DNA window TATTTGAAGGTTCACCTAAACTCAAAACTCaccccattgagtcgattccaattcttggtgactctATAAGGGGGAGAACAACTGCCTTCCTGGGTTTTCGGGCTTTAAATCTCCATGGGAGgagagagctgctagtggttttgaactactaatatTAGCAGAGCACcgtgtaacccactactccaccagggctccctacagcTCAGCTAATAGGCATAAGAAGATGTTGTGGACAGCTGTGTGCTCTGAGGGCATCCAAGGTGACGCGGAGTGAAGAACTTCTGCTGGTCTTCCACACTGGTGCTTCTGCACGTCCCTTCAGCTCTTTGCCTCTGCGTCTGGCATGATGACCACGATGGCATGGCTCCCTTTTCAACAGCTCCTTCTTGTAGCTTGCCTTTATGCCTTATCTGtttgctcctctgttttcccgcttatttatttttaaatcattttattggaggctcttacaattcttaatacatccattgtgtcaagcacatttgtatatttgctgccattctcaaaacattcgctctctACTGGAGCTGTTTGCTCCTCTTTCGTGTGACAGTATTTCTCGACACAAGCTTCAGTGCGCGTTGGCACCATTTATAACACGACAGCCCGCTCTCAGTCCAGCATCCATTGTCTTGATACCTTTTCCTTCCTGCCAACATCCTTTTGTCTAGACCATCCAGGCTGTTCTTGGACGGTGTTTTATAAAAACAGGCCCTCTGGATTCCCCATTTCAAATATTGTTTCCTGCTTGTTTCCATAACAGCCGATCACCACAGCCCTTCCTTTGTACTTGGAGAGAGAGGAGGTCCTTCTCCACAGGTCGTCTATGAGAGGTTGCTGTCAGTGTTGCGTGTGTAACATGGCCACCCCTTGGAGTTGTGTTAGAGGCTAGGTATCTGCATGCTGCAAAATGCATGCTCTTGGATGAGGGTTGACCCGtgtttttcctcctcctcctcctctgctggCTGACCTTGAGTTCAAAGGCCCGGCATCAGCTGCAGAGGTAAGTTGATGAAATCTACTCCAGGCCATTCTGGCTTTTGCAATTTTCAGTTTCTCAAGCAAAAGGAAGGAACTTCTCTCAGCCTGGGTCATATGTCTTTGATGTGTATGTTATATCAATTCTCCAGTTTTTAACAGTGACTGCTCTTGTGCTGTGCCTGGGGTCACGCTCTATATGTTCTTGTTGTTGGTTGCTAGGGAGTAGGTCTGACTCGTGGAGATCTTGTGTGCAACAGAATGCAACTTTCCCAGTCCCGTGCCATCTACACAATTATGTTTGAATTCAATGCTGTGCATAGTATATAAATCAGTCTCATGGAGGGATTCTCTCATATTTTATGACCTGCTGTACCAAACACAATAGATTTCCCCCCCTAGTAATTGATCTTTCTTTTCTCGTAGTTGATGACGTGCCCATCGTAAGTGAGTCCAggtccctcagctcttggctgtgaCGGACTATCCTGGTTGCATTTCAAGACTGGTTTGTTTCTCCTTCTGGCACTCTGTGGCATATTCAACATTCTTCTTCAGCTCCCCAGACCAGATGCATTACTTatccttctctcttcctcctgcatGGTCAGTTGCTGATACAtgtgatgaaatcttgccatcgctGCTTTTAAGGGCTATGCTGGAATATGTCTTTCATGAGAGGTTTGTTTGTTATTTGGGCAGTCCATAGTTCTTTCACTATTTTTTAccccaccacaattcaaatgcagcgatctttctatggttttccttaatcagtgtccaactttcacatgtatatgagacaatCCAAAACACTATGGCTAGGGGCAGgtgtaccttaatcctcaaagtaactcctttgcttttcaaaactttgaaATGGTCTTGTAGGGttcatttgcccaatgcaatacacccTTGGATTTCTtcactgttgtttccatgagcattgattatgtatCCACGCAAGATAAAACTCTGACAATTTGAGTCTTTTCTACCATTACCATGTTGttagctattggtccagttgggaggggaTAGGATTTTTTTCCATGCTGAAATCTACagaccttcatcttcatcagcaagtgcttcagttccctcactttcagcaagcaagttcatGTCAActgcacactgcaggttgttaatcagccttcctcagaTCTTGATGCTGCGTTGCTCCCCATTTAATTCAGCTACTCTGATTAGTTGCTCAGCATAAAAAtggaaaagtgaaaaaaaataggTGAGCAACTCTGACCCACACATGTCTTGATCACACACCATGCATATTCCTTTCTTCTGATCACACAACTCTGTATTGATCTACGCAGAGTttctgtgtgaacacaaggtaGCACATAAAAGTGGCCTAATAAAAGAGCATCGCAGGTGTTAGGAAAGCCTTGTCTACCTGTGGACTCCTGCATCTATGATCATCTCACCTATTCTTCCATCTTAAAAATAAGAATtgtattgttataatatctgcaagagccccaaatgaaatgatttaaattaaaaaatacctCCATTAGGAATTATGATTTACCGTGGGCCGACAACTAGCTGTTTGGTTTTGCTGTGGCTGTTAGGTTTGTTTCCATGTCCGCTGGCATATATCTGTTGTGCAATTGTCAGAGCTACAgccaaggaaaataaaatcatattaacAAATAGACggacaaaagagagagagggagattaaGCTAAACTTTAGAGTGTTGTAAATGTCTCATACGGTATCGTGCTGTATCACTgggtatatcagatatttattatATTACTTAGCACAGAGTAAGTACTCAGCCCCTAATCCTCCAAAATCTTAGCTTGTATCACTCTGATATGGAAGGTAGTACAGTTGTGCACACATGATTGTGCGAAGTGAATTGTCAGGGGTGCATTGTCAAACCTTCTCCCCACGTACTCAGACGCTCACCTGCCTCCATTGGCTATAGTTAGAAGCCTTTCCTCTCTGGGTGAGCAAACAAAAAAGGAATTATGTCCTGTGATGATTGATGCCACCTGAAAGGTGAGgttatctactcctgtaaagggttatagtctcagaaacccataggggaagttctaccgcTTCCTATGAATAGGAAGTGTGTAGTTGTTTATTTCATAATAAAGGATGTGTCCCATGCCCTTCCATGCTCACTGGTAAGGTCGGGTCCAGCTGATGAACTTTCAAATCTCAGTGGAAAAATACTCTCAttgtttcattctattttcccaagaacttttggaagtcccctcATGTTGGCAAAGGATGAGCTGCTCTTCCCTGAGGAAATTCCAATGGCCAAGTAACAACCAGCCACCATTAAACCCTTTACTGAACGCTTCTGAGGGCAGGCCTGAGTGGTGAGTTTCAATAGGAATGTGCACCTTCCCTCAGTGGTCCTGGTCTTGGCACCTGTCCATCTTGGGAGGATGTCACCTGACTGGGCCAGTGCTGTGAGAAGGAACTTCTTATTGGGGCCCTCAAAGTAAACAACACAGTAGAGCAAGTCAGCTGCAGGCCACTCAGTTCAAGGGTGGACAGGACAAGTGCTTCAGCCCCTCATGTTTTCCGTGACTTTGTTCTGCTGAGGTGAGGTGAAGCAGAAAATGCTTGAGCTGTCTAAAGGGGGGAAGAGCCAATCACCAAATAGAACCTATCAGTACTGCAACTTATCCAAAATCTGGATAATATGGTCTaggcattttttattttatttaagaaaATATCAACAACCTTCTTCTCAGAAAGGGAGGAATTACCTtctataaaacaaaccaaaactctATTTCATaaaggattccaactcatagaaacctgataggacagaggagaattgcttcTTTGAATTTATGTGTCTGTAATTTTTTTAGGTTGTACATCTTTCTAGAAACAgtctccctcatctttctcccagggactaTTTGATaaatttgaaccaacaacctatcagttagcagcccaacacttcacCCACTCCATCAACAGGACTTCGTTACCTACTATAAGAACAACTAACTCAAGTAAGAGTTGAAACCTCAACGCTGCATAGAATGTTCTCCAATTAAGATCAGATGTTCAGGAGAAGAAATTAGGTTCCAGAAAACGgaattccaagaatggaattctttcttttcttgttgaTTTCTAGCTGCAGTGCTGTGGCTAACACATTCCTGGTCCATGGACGTGTTCGCGCAGAATTTGGGTCTTCATTGGATGGAGAAGTTCTAGCAGAACTTTAAAAGTATCTGAGAGGTAGGAGGCTTAAATCCCCTGACCCAATTTTGGATTCCCCTGATTTTTTATTCCTTTATCTTTCGTTTGTTTGGTCCTCAGAAGCTCATGGacagggaaaataaaaacagtACATGGGTGAGTGAGTTCTTCTTGTTGGGGCTGTCCAGTGACTGGGGAACTCAGGTGTCCCTCTTTGTCCTGTTTCTGGCCATGTATGTGGTGACAATTGTGGGGAATGTCCTCATTATCCTCCTCATCAGACTGGACAGACGGCTCCAGACTCCCATGTACTTCTTTCTCAGTGTCTTGTCCTTTGTGGATCTTTGTTATGCAAGCAGCATTGTGCCACAGATGCTGGTCCACTTTCTCTCAGCCCGAAAGTCCATCTCTTTCCACCGTTGTGTGCTCCAACTATGTGTGTCCTTGGCTTTGGGCGGGTCTGAGTTCTTCCTGCTGGGAGCCATGGCCTATGACCGGTATGTGGCTGTGTGCTACCCTCTACACTACACGGTCATCATGCATGGAGGGCTGTGTGTGAGACTGGCCACCAGCTGCCTGACAGCTGGCTTCATGAACTCACTGATGGAAACTATCATCACCTTCCGGCTCCCAATGTGTCACAATACCATTCATCACTTTGTCTGTGAGACACTCGCTGTGCTGCGCCTATCCTGTGTGGACATCTCCTTCAACAA includes these proteins:
- the LOC142456255 gene encoding olfactory receptor-like protein OLF3, whose amino-acid sequence is MDRENKNSTWVSEFFLLGLSSDWGTQVSLFVLFLAMYVVTIVGNVLIILLIRLDRRLQTPMYFFLSVLSFVDLCYASSIVPQMLVHFLSARKSISFHRCVLQLCVSLALGGSEFFLLGAMAYDRYVAVCYPLHYTVIMHGGLCVRLATSCLTAGFMNSLMETIITFRLPMCHNTIHHFVCETLAVLRLSCVDISFNKITVAISGFLVIMLPCFLVLFSYTRIVAAILRIRSAQGRRKAFGTCASHLTVVSLCFGATIFTYLGPQSASSIEQEKMVALFYAVVAPMLNPLIYSLRNKDVMAALRKAVEKLRGQGQTL